The region GTAGACAAAGGTTCCAACTCTGCCCGTAGGACTGCATCGGCTGTGACGATCAGCGCTTTGAGTGAGACCATCACCTGAGTTTGAGCTTTGACGGCGGTATCTCTTGCCGCTTTGAGAATCCGGATCATTTCCACAGCTCCTTCATCCGATTTCGGGATTGCTGTGGCTTGTCCAGCCAGCACTTGTCGAGCCGCATCTTCTGCATCCAGTAGCTCATCCTTGCCCTGCAAGCGTTGCTGACCCCGACGACAAGGACGACTGACTTCAATCACTTTCAGTCCTTGACGACGTAGGAACTGGCTCAAACCCTTGCCATACGACCCGGTTCCTTCTACGCCAAAAGCAGCAATCTCTATGTCTTTGCCCATTCCAGCAATTGTTGATATCCCGCTGGAGTGGCAGGGACAATGCAATCACCGAACCGTGCACCTAAGTCATTGATGGCAACCGCAGCGTGAGTGTCTTTGTGCGTGTCAATACCAATGAGCACTGAATTAGAATTGATTGTGCTTTGCGTCATGATCCACCGCCTGATTGAAAAGAATGACCGCTTGCAAGACGGTTGTGTTGCAAAAAGTTATTAAGAACAGAAAACTCCTTGAAGAAGGAAAGAATTATGCAGCTACTCCAAAAATTTCAGCGATGAATTTCACCTGTTCTTTGACGGCTCCTTTTTTTACTTTCTTCACTTGTCCTTTCCTTAACATGTTGATGATTTCATAACCGTTTATCGTTCGCCTCGCCGTGTTGAACGAGCCAAATCCCATGCCAGGTTTGACTAACCTTTTAATAAATCTATGGTCTTGTTCAATGCGATTATTGAGACACTTGTTCTGTCGCAGTTGCACTTCTGCCGACAGCTGTTCTTTCTCTTTAAGTTCGTCAATCGCTTTGGGATAGGCAGCATTTTTATCGACATTAATCACACGAGGCTCTTGAGTGTGAACTGCATTCAACGCCTTGCGGAAAAATCGTTTGGCTGCTTGTGCATCACGCTTGGCTGTGAGCAGAAAGTCCAAGGTGTTGCCATCTGAATCTACTGCCCGATACAAGTATCTCTCCTTGCCTTTCACCTTAATATAAGTTTCATCCACCCTCCAAGAATTATTGGTCGGGCGCAGATGTGATCGGCATCGCCTGTCTAATTCTTGTCCATACTCCTGCACCCAACGAAACACCGTTGTGTGATGGATATCCATACCACGCTCATTCACCATTTCTGCTACTTGGTGGTACGAGAGTGGGTAGCTGAGATACCATCGGACACAACGAAGGATGATTTGGGCTTGGTAGTGCCGCCACTTGAACACGTTGGACTTGGTCATCGAGAGGCTTGAATCTGAACCACGAGTTTCTCAGCTTATCACCTCGCTCGTTTTTTGCAACACAACCCCGATGTCTTGTCAGACTTCTAGGAACTCAAACTGCGTTTCGTCCTGATGTCATTGTGTTAGACCAAACTCGGCTTGTAAACGAACCGTTGTGGCAACAAGAGCCTGTAATTACTCTGGGAGACTCAATCAAATTAGTTGTTGAAGTCGTCAGCACAAACTGGCAGAATGACTACGCCCGCAAGGTCGAGGACTACGCTCTGTTAGGTGTACCTGAGTATTGGATTGTCGATTATCTGGGTATTGGTGGTAGAGAATATATCGGCAAACCTAAAAAGCCAACTATTACAATTTGCACTCTGGTTGAGGATGAACATCAAAAACAATTGTTCCAAAGTAGCGAGCTACTTGTTTCTTCTCTGTTTCCCGATCTGCAAATAACGGCTTTACAGGTCTTTGCAGCAGGGCAGTCAACCTAGAACAGCGTTGCTCTTTTCAGCCCTTTCTGCCCAAAACGGTGACCTGAATAACGAAATTGCCCATCTTTTGGATGAACTAGCTTTCCTCAAGCAGCAGTAGCTTACAAACAACACAGGAAATGTTTACCAACTGCATTCCCAATAGCACTCAGCCCCCTAGCTTTTTCCTAGCAGCCAAAATAACTCTGTCACTTAGCGCCTGCCTAAAAGAATTTAAACATTTAAACATCTGAAATAGGTCGTCAAAGCAGCTAAGGTTATGGTTTCTCTTGGCTTAATATTCCTTTAAAAGTCTTATAGCTTGGAAGAAAAACATTAATAGTTCCTTCCAGTTGTTGCATAGTATCGAGCCGTACGATCATCAAGACAGCAAAGTTTGCTCCTACACTTGGATCTTCAACGATCTCCCACATTGTTCTGCAATCCGTACTGCTTGGTTCTAAGGTAAATGATGGATGAGAATGCCATTCTCCCAGGTAGTTGAAGCGAGTAAAGTCATATCCTGTCTTGCGAAAAAAGTTCTGTAAAGGATTGAAAATTGCTACTGGCAGACGCAGGAAAGAGATGACTGTGCCACTTTGCCTTTGGATGGTGATGTCTTTTACACGGTAAACACCATCTGAAATATGTTCTCCCATTAAGATGCCACCGATCTCCTTACTTCCTGCTCTTTGCAGAGCCTTAATTAATTTTTGGACGATCTTCTCAGGAAGGACTATCTGCATCCTGCATTTTCTCCAGCAATTCGCTAAGAAAATCAATTCCTTCAGAATCTACATCAGGGGATACAGGATTGCCGCTTTCGATATGGACTACCTTGCTCGTGTCGATGGGAATGGTATGGAACGGAGCCTTAAAAATCCATGCCTGCTGAAAGCCGATGACGTAAATTGAATATGGGAACAAGGATGGTTCTCTCGCTAAGAGAGTATCAATTGCCAAGCGGGTGAGATGACCTGCCATAATGCTAACTTCGGCATCCGAAGCTTCCAAAACTTCCCCTCCCGTACTTTCTAGAATGTATTGATCGGTTGCAGTTCCTGGAAGTGCCACATCTTGCATAGATAAATACTCATGAAACGCTGCTTTCGTTGCCTGTAGATCGGGATCTTGTCCAGGGCGGCTCCGGGCAATCATGCCGCCGATACCACCCGCGAATACTTCTGCCCAAACCAGCGGTTTAGCGTAGCTTTTGGCGATGAAAGCAAGGAGATTAAAAATTATTGGGTTAGCCGTAGCATCAATCAGGAGGTCACATCGGTTTAACTGGCGCAAAACGCAATCTAGAGCAGCACTCGATTCTTGCCCTCCCAGACTCAGCGTTGCAACATCAACTTGGGCAGTGGCGGTAATGTAGGACATAACCTCAGCAACAGCATGAACCTTATGTTCTCCAACATTCCGCCAGTCAAGATCGTTGCGGCAGATGTTTTCTGGTAGAAAAATATCCTCATCGACTAAATAAAATTTGCCGACACCTGTACGAGCTATCGAGGCAGCAACTTTACTACCAACAGAGCCTAAACCTACAATTCCCACAGACTTACTGGACAGTTCGTGTAATTCTGACGGTAGGCGGGGGTTTATTGTGTCAAGGTTGGATTGCACAAAGGTAGCTTTCCAAACTTCACTCTTACTAGCGGCAATTTTGAGGAAGAAGTGGAGATTATCTTCGGCATCCGTGAGGAGAACGCCAAATAGCCCTCCTGCATCTTTTTCTACCCAAATGCTATGTTCCTTCAACGCAGCAGTTCCGTAGCCTGCTTGCTCAAGAACTGCTTCCAGGTCTTGCAATGTGTTGGTTGTAGCCAGAGCTTTGGGAGGAAGCCCTGTTTTATAGAAAGCACCTCGATTCTTAGCAGCGTTGTTTAATCTTTTGGGAATCAGTGTGTCGTTCCATGCTGGCAAATCATCAGGTTGGACACTGTAGAGCAGCACCAGGTAAGATTGGCTTTGCCATCGCCCTGAGAATTCGATAGAACCAGTGCTAAAGGACGATAATCCAGCTAGATAGGCGTTGAGGGCTTTGTTTACATAAACGCGGATGAAACTTTCGCGCAGTATTTGACCCGTGGAAAGCTCATGTTGAGATGGGACGATGTGTTGCTCACCTGTTCCACGAGGGTTTTCTGTGCTTAAAAGGGTGTAGGTGCTTTCTAAAACCTGCGCTCCCGTTACCTCAGTATGCCATGTGTCCGGTCGCCATTCCAAACATAAAGCACCACTGACATACTGGTGACTTGACCATCTTTCCTCAGAATTTTTGGGATACACCGTGGGAGGGACTGCTGGAAAGAGAGCCGGGTATACCATTTTTACGGGGTAATCGTAGCCGTGAGCTTGGATAATGGCTTCAACAACCAGCCTGCCGTTGTCAAGAATCCAGTTAGTCCCTGTCAGCCAGTCAACACTATCTTCAAGGAGGCAAATTGCTTCCCGCTCCTTAACTAGCCGCTGCAAATCACTGATAAACCATATATCGCTCACGCAAATCCCCCCGGTTTTTTCGGAATTAGGGGTCGATTAGGGAAAGTCAGATTCTGTGCTGTGAAAGCTGCACTAAGAAGTTCATCTGCATTATCTTCAGCTAAGTGACAGGGAAATCTATCACCAAAATGCTTTTGCCACTCTTTACAAGCGTTTTTCAGGCTGGTTTTGTCGTCTAAAGCTTTCTCGGCAGAGCGGATCAAACTAATGAGCTGGCTCTTGAAATAGTTCTTATCGGTTTGGCTGTAGTTTTGCAACAAATCCTCATAGGTGGGTGTTGTGGGGCGGTAGCAGGTAAAGCTTAGAGCCAATGAGTTCTTGATACCGATTAGGGTATTGTAAAGGGCAATATCATCTCTTGCGTTAAAGTGAATGTTTCTCGTTGCCAGGATAGAGAGGATAAGTCCACTTGGCAGAGAGCCAGCCTTATAGTCACTCCAGGCTTTGAGATAGCGGACTACCCGCCGCAATTGTCTCTTGTCATCGGTTTTGTCTTGAAACCATTTGATGAATTCTCTAGGATCACTCTCGATCCAGCCCTTGCTTTTATGCGCCAGTCGTGGGTACTGCCCTTTGATGATGTAGTAGATGGGAAGATCAAGGTGGTATTGCCCTGCATAGACAACCCTAATGCAAGTTTGCTTATCAATCGGCTCCTGTTTGGTATGCCCATCGACGGCTTCACAGATCCAGCGATGAAACGTATCAACGCTATAAATGGGTTCTTTATCAACGAGAAAGTAAATGCCATCATCAATATCAAATTCTCCGTCACTAGGAAGGATGATGATGTTCATCATGAATGAACCCTGACCATGAAATTTAGGGAAAAAACCATTAGCTTTTTCCTTAAAATAACTTCTGATTCTGTCACGCACAGCATCGCGGGATGTCCGCAAGAATGCTTTATGGTTCGGTTTCAATTCGATGATGGAGTTGAATTCAAGGAATAGTTTATGACAATCCGCCATCGGCTTACCTTATGATGTAATGCTTTTGAGACGCAAAGAACTTGGCAACTTCAGGACGTTTTTCAAATATCAACCCTTGGTCTTTCCCTTTGCTCAACATGATGTTTAGGGCTTCTGTTGAAGTGTTATCCAAATTAATAATTTGCGACTGTTTGGAAGAAAGATCAGCCCCTGGAATTCTGACGTACTCAAACGGGGAATCACAGTGTTGGGCGAATGTTTCAACAAAGTAACTGGTGATATATGCCTGTCCCTCAAAAAAAGTTGCAATCAAATCTTTGTTCCAGTCCAGCACCGAGCGATCGTGCTTGGCAACAAACCGTCTTCCAGGATTTGGTTCTAGCGAACCAATTGACATGACCATTAGCTGCTGAAACTTCTTATCTTTGCCCACAAAGTACCTGAAAGCTTCTGCTACCCCAATGAAGGTTGGATTGTTAGCGTATACACCACCATCAATAAATTGTCTGTAGTCGTAGTTTTCACTAGTGATAATCGGCAGATAGGTGGGTGCTGCGCTTGTTGCTAGAGCGACATCGACGTACTTGGTTTTGTTATCCCTGCTGAGGTCGCCTTCGGGGTGGTCGTACTTGAAGATGAATGGTCTGCCATCTGTTAAAGAAAAGGCAGGAATGCATAACAAACAGTGAGAATCTGCCAAAGTGCAATCGCCAAACATTTCTTGCAGAGCTTTTTCCAGTTCCTTGTTATCGTATTTACTGCCCAAGAAGATCTGCTTGAACAAGCTGTAGATACTGCCTCGTTTTCTAAATATTTGCTTGCCTCGCCCATAGTAGAGGTTGCTGATCTTACTGACAGGAATTTTTAGGGATAGACCAAGGGCGATCAAGCCTCCTGTTGAGGTTCCACAGATGAGATCAAAGTAGTCAGCGATGCAACAATTAAATTTCTGTTCAAACTGTTCCAGGATTCTGGCTGAGTAAAGCCCTTTAATGCCACCTCCGTCGATTGACAGAACTTTGAAGCATTTTATCTGTGCGTTAGAATCTTGAGGGGATTGGAGCATTCTCAGTTCTGATGCTACTAAG is a window of Gloeocapsa sp. PCC 7428 DNA encoding:
- a CDS encoding IS6 family transposase — translated: MTKSNVFKWRHYQAQIILRCVRWYLSYPLSYHQVAEMVNERGMDIHHTTVFRWVQEYGQELDRRCRSHLRPTNNSWRVDETYIKVKGKERYLYRAVDSDGNTLDFLLTAKRDAQAAKRFFRKALNAVHTQEPRVINVDKNAAYPKAIDELKEKEQLSAEVQLRQNKCLNNRIEQDHRFIKRLVKPGMGFGSFNTARRTINGYEIINMLRKGQVKKVKKGAVKEQVKFIAEIFGVAA
- a CDS encoding Uma2 family endonuclease: MNLNHEFLSLSPRSFFATQPRCLVRLLGTQTAFRPDVIVLDQTRLVNEPLWQQEPVITLGDSIKLVVEVVSTNWQNDYARKVEDYALLGVPEYWIVDYLGIGGREYIGKPKKPTITICTLVEDEHQKQLFQSSELLVSSLFPDLQITALQVFAAGQST
- a CDS encoding Mov34/MPN/PAD-1 family protein; its protein translation is MQIVLPEKIVQKLIKALQRAGSKEIGGILMGEHISDGVYRVKDITIQRQSGTVISFLRLPVAIFNPLQNFFRKTGYDFTRFNYLGEWHSHPSFTLEPSSTDCRTMWEIVEDPSVGANFAVLMIVRLDTMQQLEGTINVFLPSYKTFKGILSQEKP
- a CDS encoding E2/E1-associated domain-containing protein, translating into MSDIWFISDLQRLVKEREAICLLEDSVDWLTGTNWILDNGRLVVEAIIQAHGYDYPVKMVYPALFPAVPPTVYPKNSEERWSSHQYVSGALCLEWRPDTWHTEVTGAQVLESTYTLLSTENPRGTGEQHIVPSQHELSTGQILRESFIRVYVNKALNAYLAGLSSFSTGSIEFSGRWQSQSYLVLLYSVQPDDLPAWNDTLIPKRLNNAAKNRGAFYKTGLPPKALATTNTLQDLEAVLEQAGYGTAALKEHSIWVEKDAGGLFGVLLTDAEDNLHFFLKIAASKSEVWKATFVQSNLDTINPRLPSELHELSSKSVGIVGLGSVGSKVAASIARTGVGKFYLVDEDIFLPENICRNDLDWRNVGEHKVHAVAEVMSYITATAQVDVATLSLGGQESSAALDCVLRQLNRCDLLIDATANPIIFNLLAFIAKSYAKPLVWAEVFAGGIGGMIARSRPGQDPDLQATKAAFHEYLSMQDVALPGTATDQYILESTGGEVLEASDAEVSIMAGHLTRLAIDTLLAREPSLFPYSIYVIGFQQAWIFKAPFHTIPIDTSKVVHIESGNPVSPDVDSEGIDFLSELLEKMQDADSPS
- a CDS encoding cyclic GMP-AMP synthase DncV-like nucleotidyltransferase, with product MADCHKLFLEFNSIIELKPNHKAFLRTSRDAVRDRIRSYFKEKANGFFPKFHGQGSFMMNIIILPSDGEFDIDDGIYFLVDKEPIYSVDTFHRWICEAVDGHTKQEPIDKQTCIRVVYAGQYHLDLPIYYIIKGQYPRLAHKSKGWIESDPREFIKWFQDKTDDKRQLRRVVRYLKAWSDYKAGSLPSGLILSILATRNIHFNARDDIALYNTLIGIKNSLALSFTCYRPTTPTYEDLLQNYSQTDKNYFKSQLISLIRSAEKALDDKTSLKNACKEWQKHFGDRFPCHLAEDNADELLSAAFTAQNLTFPNRPLIPKKPGGFA
- a CDS encoding CBASS cGAMP-activated phospholipase; translation: MLQSPQDSNAQIKCFKVLSIDGGGIKGLYSARILEQFEQKFNCCIADYFDLICGTSTGGLIALGLSLKIPVSKISNLYYGRGKQIFRKRGSIYSLFKQIFLGSKYDNKELEKALQEMFGDCTLADSHCLLCIPAFSLTDGRPFIFKYDHPEGDLSRDNKTKYVDVALATSAAPTYLPIITSENYDYRQFIDGGVYANNPTFIGVAEAFRYFVGKDKKFQQLMVMSIGSLEPNPGRRFVAKHDRSVLDWNKDLIATFFEGQAYITSYFVETFAQHCDSPFEYVRIPGADLSSKQSQIINLDNTSTEALNIMLSKGKDQGLIFEKRPEVAKFFASQKHYIIR